The DNA sequence AAGGATCGGAAAGGGTATACCCAACAACAACTTGACGAGGTCCGCATTGAAGTAGCCGACTACTTACAGACTCTGCTGTAGGTTCTGaccagtttcttgattttgagttaGGCTAGCTTTTAACTAACTTTTTTGTAGCAATTATGAACAAACAAGAATACTAATTGCtaggctagccttgtagtaTATTGGTGCAtgaattggggttttattttgcccATTTTGTAAATTGTTAAGGATGATGAATGTCGGATATAATACCCCAATTTGCAATTTATAATCACAGTTCTATTTTGTGGACAGAATCCTCTTTATAGAATGTGATGTttagatataaagttgaaatcagttttagccataaaaactgatgtccagaaatacagatacatcagttccaaaatgaaaatcgatgttactaatatatccagacatcggttcattgttaaaaatgatatactaccgagtgccagacatcagttccgaaatgaaaaccgatgttactaaaatatccaCACATCGGTTCATTATCAGAAACGATATACCACCGagtgccagacatcagttccgaaatgaaaaccgatgttactaaaacatccagacatcggttcattaTTAGAAACGATATACTACCGAGTGCCAGACATAAGTTCCGAAATGAAAACTGATGTTACTAAActatccagacatcggttcattgtCAGAAACGATATACTACGGAGtcccagacatcagttccgaaaggaaaaccgatgttactaaactatccagacatcggtttatTGTCAGAAACGATATACTACCGAGTTCCAGACAtcagttcgtaaatgaacaCTGATGTTACTAACATATCCACACATCGGTTCATTATTAGAAACGATGTCTACAACAGTATTActcatcggttcttaaatcaataacgatgttaaaactcAAACTTGTGTTAtataatctatatttctttaagctttaaatacaataaaatgtgggtttaacaatagtaaagcatgcaagtttgttatcatttaaacttCTTTACATCGGTTTATTATAAGGAACCGATGTCTACCCGAATattagacatcggctaaaaaccgatgtctgcattttccggatctttctcatcacccacaaagacatcggttggatttttgtttctcatcggtttttgaccgatgtctggggctataattctagtagtgtcagtactagtagaaccagtggaaccaaagtttagatcaatggacctaccatcatcagtagaactagtggatccaaaattgagatcgagagatccaccaacccgaacgttccgaaattccttcaacttctgcctctcacgagccttgaggttctggaaccaaaagaagacgttcttgtcctcgatctgcccatactgtttcagatgaaggcagatctcttgaatctgctctggagttgggtacttaaaacccttatcatagtaaaggcccttgaggattcttagttgaggcggtatgggagcccaccggttattagtcccggctgcttggttgtttcctccatcctcgatttgttgctgggtctgttgctccattagttgcaaaGTTCATGGTTCCATGGTGTTGGGTTGAGAGGAAGTGAAAATTGAAGAACGACGTTTTTGAGTGTTTGAGGGAGATTGTTGTTAGAAGGATTGAAGTTGATGAAGTAGTGTTGAAGATCTGAAAATCTCAGAGGAAGGAAGGGATTGAATCTTTCAGATAGGAGTAATGAGTAAAGATCTGAGAAAGAAGGATTGAAGATTGGTGAGGGAAGGACTGAagagttgagagagaaaggctaaAGCTCAGAagaaatttcttttcctttggagtgaacagtcgtttccccagaatgcacctatttatagaacgagtgagcagatctccaccgttggatggacgatctctcaCTAATaggataaagttcatagacatcagttcacaactgatgttaaaaaaaaaaaaatccgatgtcttagtgggcgatgttaaagatcgccaaaactaagacatcggttcacAACTGATGTCTATTTTGCAACGAGACATCGGTTTAAGGTTCAGAACTGATGTAAAAACGTTAATGTGAtcaccattttggtgtgtttagctattgtcaaaccttcatattttggcattagatgcttaatgaaatataggtctaacgacacaattatccattttaacatcgtttctGACTTAAAAACGATGtctgataatattttacacatcggttctcataaatttttgcttgtggttcataagcttttcgtgtgtttggtacataatatttcactagacattcaatctacattctgtagtatagtttgaactgatgtccatatttatggtagacatcggttttgtttatatatcgatgtccatagttattCTAGACATtggtttttctttatatatcgatgtccatatttatcctagacatcggttttgtttatatatcaatGTCCATAGTTAtaccagacatcggtttttgtttatatatcgatgtccatagttattTTAGACattggttttgtttatatatcgatgtccatagtaattctAGACATCGGGTTTTGTTTATATCTCGATGTCCATATttatactagacatcgtttttgtttatatatcgatgttcatagtaatgctagacatcggtttttgtttggtaactgatgtattttctctttcttaacatcggtttttgtttccaaattgatgtattttctcttttctgagatcgatttttgttttcaaactgatgtaatttttgttttctgacaTCAGTTCTTCATCAGTAATTGatgtttttttcatttcttgacATCAATCTGTGAATTCAAACTACTGTTATATTTCCCTTTCCTGCTGTATTTGGTACTAGAAAGCTGAtccacaaataacatgaaattcaaatgtactttaaatattagggaattgtattaatttctatccaaaattagagcttGAGGTAGTTTCAAAAGttttgcacaataaaccctaacctACTTTAAGGCTAGTGTAGAAGATACCACTACTGCAATAACTACATGCAGTATAATTTGTTCAAAGATTTCCTGAAAGAGATGCTGATTATTTATTTGGTTATGCCTCCCATGCTTGCAGTTCAGACACATTAGTAAGGTTGTTGAGGCTCGAAGGCACACGCCCACTTAATGAATTTCCATCCAAGCGTCTgcaccagaaaaagaaaaatattcagTACAAATACTGTATGCAGACCACATCTCTAATAGTATAACTACACTAGTGAATATTAGAGAGATACTCACACCGCCAGCAATGTCTGAACATGTCCAACAGTTGAAGGGATGCTACCACTTAGATTGTTTCTGTCAAAAATTCTGCACACATAAAAGTAAATTGTGTCCTTTAACTTGATGAAAGCTCAGGATTCGGAGACATTATATCCAATATTCCATTACAAAAAGACGCAGCTAGCAGAGGCAATACCCTTTAAGATAAGAAATGTGTGCAAAAGTAGAGATAATTAGATACATGTTTTTTTTCACACAAATACCTCCTATTTCCTATTTGCCTGAAAAAATTTCAAGGCACTTGTATTTTAGAACAAAATGTTGGTTTACACTTTACAGTAGTGATATATGAAGCTATATATAACTTACATATTCCAAAAGGTGCAAACTTCTGTTCGGACCGTAGAAGCTTGTACTCCTCCTTCCACTGGTCATTTGCAAAAGTAGAACTCCGAAGCTGTAGACATCGTACTTCATGGAGTATATACCTTTATTTACATATTCAGGAGGAACATAGCCGCTGCATTGGATATAAAATGTATTAAAGGATATGAACATGTGTGAATATATAACAAAGAAGGCAATTTACTTACTATGTTCCAACAATCCGGCCTGTGTTTCCTTCAACTTCATCTTTCTTGAAAAGTTTAGCCATTCCAAAGTCGGAAATCTTAGCATTCATCTCATGGTCAAGTAAAATGTTGCTAGCTTTTAGGTCTCTGTGAATAATTGTCAAATTAGAGTATTCTTGGAGATATAGGAGTCCTTGAGTAACCCCTTCAATAACATGCACACGCTTTGTCCAGTCTAGGAAATGCTTTGTGGAAGGATCTGCAAGATATCAAACTCATAACTAAAAGGCAGTCAAAGTAGCAAGAAGTGCACATAATAGTATGACAGGTTTCTGTAACTCTATGTTTGGCCATATATTGGCTGTAGCCTCTTTCCCCTTTTGGATCAAGTATTACTATTCTAGCATGCACCCTGAAATGCAACAAGAAGCACAAAAGAATTGCATACCAAAAAGGTAGAAGTCCAAGCTTTTGTTAGGCATGTATTCGTAGACCAGcattttctcttccttcttaCTGCAAAACCTAAGAACGCGAACTAGATTTACATGTTCTAGTCTTGCAGTGAGTGTAACTTCATTTCTGAATTCCTCAAGTCCTTGAGTTGATGTTTTTGAAAGACGTTTCACAGCTATTTCCTGTCCATTTAGCAATTTTCCCTGCAATATTTGAAAAGCTATGGTTAGCACATATGGTTTGATAAGAAATCAAATTGTTAGTTGCTCCAAAGATGAATTCTACAAATATACACACTGATTATTCACCAGCATTTCTAGCACTTTACGTAGATTTCATTGAACAATTACTGAGAATATTGATGGATAAGCTTTTAGTTCATTTATGCAGTAGCCAATAATCGATCATACACAGCTTTCAGTCCAAAattgcttcttttttctttcttcaattattAGTTATTACTATCACAATATCCCTACTTCTGGTGTAGCTCTGTTTcattttataatttatataaTGCTTAACAGATCATAGTACCTCGGAACACTTAATGAGTTAATTCCATACAAAACTATAAATGTCTGCATATATCCTTGTTTAAAATCCCAGTTCCCACACTGTTGAAGTatgtaaataatatataactcgTTACCTTGTAAACAGGACCAAACCCACCCTCTCCAAGCAAGTTTTCACTTGAGAAGGTATTTGTAGCCGCTTTGATAGTGGAGAAGCTGAATTCCTGCAGACTTGGAGAACCACTAGTAAAAGCTGATTCTGATCGACATAACTTGCACATAATTATCTTCCCTGAAATCAGAAGAGATACCAAATAACAAAATGAAAATGCATATCTGTTGTATGTCCATACTAACTAAAAAACTTCCATTGATCATGATATAATTGATATTAGAACCTTTTGTCTTCAACAATTTTCTTTGCAGGTAACACACCACAGAGGCTATGAGGATGATGATCATAGTAATTGGAAGGAAAATTATAAGCAATAACTGCCTCTTCTTTCCGTGAGCATTTTCTTCATCCTGAGCTGTCAATCATAAAGCAGTAGAAAGCAACATGATGCAGAATTCAACATTTTGCAAAGAAAACATTTGAACAATGTCGGTAGCCAAATGGTATTGATTTTTACTAGATCCTCAAGCCATAGTTATTAAGTATAACAAAACTTACAAATGTATCATGGCCATCGTTGAGCTGAAAAGTCGAGGTGGAATTGGGCCCGAGAGCTGATTGTTCCCAAAATGACTGTATTTGAAAAAGATCAGAGGAAAAATATGGACAGAACAAAGCTCGAAGTTGTCCTGTGAGGCCCTTGTTGAAAGATAAATTCCTATATGAAACATGACCAGAAATGAGTTCCACAAGACTAATTGACATGTCTATTAACCATAATTTTAATGTATCAGATAATTGGGACTGAAATGTAGTAAACAGAATGCTAGTAATGATGATGAATTCTTCAAAGAAGCGAGTGCTTATGAAACATTGAGCACTGAACCGTGTTCCTGGAATTTGGTCTCACATATTATAGTTATTAAGCCCCAGATATAACTAATGTAAGATGCCAATTGAAAATAGAAGACCTACAGAATTTGTAGCTCAGATAACAACTCGATATCAGTGGGTAGCCGGCCTTTCAAACCCATGTCTGCCAACACTCTGCAATTAAAGAAACGAAATATCCTCATAAAATATGAAGCAAATAACTTCCAGGAGCACTAAAAAGGTGAAGACCAAGAACTTACAAGTCAGTGATGCGTGAATTGGTGCACTTAATACCTTCCCAGCCGTCACAAGGATCGGCACTCACCCAACTAGGAGGTTTTATATTCCACTCATCAATAAGAATATGCATATAACCATCTGCatccaaaattcaaatcatGTTTAATGCTTCAATCCACAGTCAGTGACTTACCAGAAGCTTGTAAAGCAGAAACAGTTACATAAACACGGAAGGACAATGAAGTGAGATTTATTCCTTGAAGATTTTAAGTGGTTAGTATTGACAAAGTGAAACATAAAGGACAATatatgtgaaaaagaaaaaatgaaaaaaaaaaaacaaatagaatTCTCAACCCTATTGTACTCCTCTAGATTCAACTTCAAAGTACGTTAGATTCAACTTCtaaattaaaaatcaagatTAACAGCATTTGCAAAGATTGTCCCTAACAATTATATTATACTACCTATTTGTACATTTGAGGAGGAAAATTTCTGACTGCACAGATGCAAGTTTTCTTTTCCCTTATTTCTTAGGGATCTGCAGCAGACTAATTTCTAGGTGataaaccaaagaaaaagaaaagttgtaATCTTCTGCTGATTATAAAACAAGAAGTAGAAAGGTAGTTTAAATTTACAATCCAATAAAATCATTGGTACACAAAACATAAACTTACAGTTCGACTTGAGCAGAACATTGACACCGGCTGCCCAATAAATTTACTAAAAGCCTCCTACACAAGTGCAAACACTACGTTCATTTGGGGCAAATTTACAACATGACTAACGCATAAACCgcaaagtaaaaaagaaacgGGTAAAAGAGTAACAGTAAGCATAAATCATTCAGAACCTATAATACCATATTAGCAAATTTCAGGCCTTTGTTCATGTAAATAGTATACTAGTGAAACAATTTCGACATAATCTATTTACAAATTTTGCTTCCATGCCTCTTTGCAGCAACCAAATAAACATCATAATCACTCATGAACCAAAGCAGCAGCTACGGAAACAACAAGAAAAGATATAGAGTAAATAAGATAAAAGTATAAAAGATATCTTGTTTAAAAGACGGAAGGGTATACAACCAGTAAGATCCCTTGGTCATGAGTATGCAAGATAAACCACTACCTGAAGACCAGTTCCAAGGCGTCCGGCGAGAGCCAATAGTAGTGTCGTCTTGCCGGAGCTCGGTGGACCCAATAACAACGTCAATCTGAAACACAGCACCAAATATCTTATTAAAGTTCACTGGACTGAAAATTCAGCAACTCAGTACTAGTCGAAGCTTAGATAAGTACCTTGAAGGTCTTATAATCCTACCAATGTTGTCTAAAATCGTTAATTTGCTTCTCTTGCTTCTTAATAGCCGTGATTGCCTCAGAAGTGCCTAAAATCACATTCAGAAAAATACAAAAGTCTAATCTTATTTCCAACCGTTATATGGGTAACGAAAATTGAATCAGAATTAAAGAGAGCACAAGCATGAATCAAATTTACGAaatcacaaacccagaaaactataGATTCAAGCAAATTACCGTCGATGAGAGCGATGGCCGTCACAGCCTCGACGGTCGAAGAGAGGGGCTGAGAAGGGGAGGCCCGTGGAAAGAGAAAGGACAGACGGCCACTGCAGCTCCGGCTTCGGCTTCTCGATCTCAGCAATTGGGAGATTCGCTGGATTTCAGacgagagatgagagagaaggAGGCGGCCAAGGAGGAGGAAATCAAGCCATCGGAGCCAGAGAAGGCGAAAGAGGTCGTCGGTTACTGGACGGGGGAAAGAGGACGATCGGTCGCGGTGTAGGGAAAGAGGACGATCGGTCGCGGTGTGGATGAAAGAGGACGATCGGTCGCGGTGTTTCTGTATCGCAGCCGGTGTGGGGAAAAATAGAGGAAAACCTAGCTAGTCAATCAGTCGTGGAAAGACTAAGTGTTGGGAGGGAGTTAAAATTTTGCTCCCGCTTCCTTAATTTTTGACTTAGTACATTTCcgcgttttttttttaaattttgtttgaaaagtatagACATTAGTTCAGCATAAGAACCGATGTTAATTATTTTATAGAAATCAGATTTTTTAGAACCGATGTtataaacacaatttacatCAGTTGAAATCCTAACTGATTTTAAAGACATGATGTCTATtagcattattctagtagtgtctgagattaaatctacgcgttggattaaagtcacccgaaaacatggaaaagctgttggctcgtggaggacacgtgggggaaccaaacgaatctcgaggagctgtgacagacaagctacagccgaaagcagatctaattgccataaatccaggaaaagaaaggaatatttacgcgtgggggagtttttttttttcatgtgcatacgtgtttcttgggccgtgaactgtcataactcttctccttcccggagaagctttgttaaaaccgtgtgcttgttgagatttctaccctattttgtgcttcatatatacatccttttttgtctcctccagattttactaaggtttgtctaagcgtgcagtttcaaatttcttctacttcctcatggctcgaaccaaggttacccctcgcaggggcgtcaatcaacgccgtgttctctctttggaggaagaaggtcgtcaagcggccgcTAGAGCTGGCCTCACTCGTCCaggggaccatcgtcctatccgtgagcgtacccatagtccccctcctctgcctcgtcgctctcccagactgtatccaggagagtcttcttcctcaccagcagCTCGTGCTCCTCGAcctgtggccaccctggaaagcatgtcggattcgattgatgatttgcgctcctctctccgcgatggtattatggtgacagattggagagtcacatgcatgatcgattacatctctgagatgaacttctctttgatccgctgtcacactacaataaacaagcttgctcaggaagtcaataacttgcagagttatcctcctgggtttcctcgcaaggacgctactgcatcacaccatgaggaccctcctcaggaggctgaaaccagcaagagggctgctaccctcccgcataccgctcctccaaaggagtaaatggaggtacaagtctaggctgaaagactttaaacattaagagttgcatgggaggcaacccatttcaactgtagctgtggtggaaccatcaaacgcagatttgctttcttgaactttttcttctattttattttcatgaattttaagttgttttaggtttcgttgtgttaactttctcttctatgcttgatttatgctttgcatgatttatatttgtttatacattgaggacaatgcatgaattaagtatgggggacggattattgctttattgtgattattgctttgttgtgtttttagtagttagtatttaaaaaaaaaaaatgtttataacaaaagaaaatgttgtgatacactaaggtatattggattaaacatagtcttgaaaaagggtagctgtttcagtcccattgcacatcgagactccctgttcccgtacctaagtgttgaaattaaattaaattgtaaaaaaaaaaaaaaatgttggttttagagtgtttttgtttgtttgagtcttaggatgctcctaacgtctaggatgaacatgtctctgaattcatggctgaaggttttcacaatcgaaataggacttaattgaattctgtggttaatcaacattgtgatgcttgtatgaagatttgagataggattgtaacttggttcattaagcatgctaggattaagtctgattcatttgaccctaagtgagctgttgagctaaaatactttcttttcgagtgcttactgataaattcagaatttcatggctgtatgtgcaaaacctcatcattctttggaaatccaatgatcatgtgccatagattttaatggactagagagtactagaactcggctgttgtgattgtcaaaacttgtatgccataatatgcactgatccgggataggatagaaggcattagggtaaccaccatagccaaacaagcatgtgtccccaattgtgcccgtcgtgggactccttagaatgaacccctttgagcctacgttgaaaacctttatttcatcaccctcactaccctaccatgagcttagtacatgatatctctacccttgtcttaaggacttagtagagcatgacatagtatgtaggggtgacgatgaaagacaagtgaggggtggggaaaatccaagaaaaaaagaataaaaaaaaaaaattttccatgaaaaaaaaaaagaaaaagaaagaaaagcggcaaaagagaagaaaaaattgaaaagaaaactcttgggaaattgttgaagtgtggttttggactttcaaatatgtagaaggctcaaaattgaaaattatgcctttgtccattcccatgttggttagagtgaaggtttggcccaaaacaatgatatttggtctacaaaaatgatgacataaggtggtccttttatgctctgctaggtccttaggatttttgtatccttaatcttcatttcaaaaaccctagcttagccccattacaacctgttttaagtgctgacttgatccttgagatgggcagtctttggttagtggagtcagttacgcagtcgagcttatggtttaggtccatttgtgcacttagtcatttcatgaggtctttaaaaattcttcacaaaatgcttttattgatgaaatatgcaagctgtttgtttccttacaatttgttctcttgcatatacttgagtgtgaagcttttaagcatagccatttctgagagaaaaatcgagagtatgccctgtgagtttggattggacttgttcgaaacatgctatcattcactgtataacttaagttctccatatcttgcttagtcatatgaatgtcacaggtttattaaccatggaattatctatgcaattttgattaagtgtttaacgtgaaagccatgagtttggagtctctgagacaacagttaggagcaatagagtcatttacttgctttttgtcaagtctttgttctgttttggattttttttgttttgttttgctaagggactagcaaaagctaagtgtggggtaatttgataggagcattctaatgtgatattttaatagttaattcctcacattttgcttagttaattccttaactgaatcgatttttaattcaatttctatttttaggtacattggagtagatgaaggtgaattgagcgttaggtccataattacttgaaaatgatggaaaaaaaatggaaatgtactaaaagatcaattttacacat is a window from the Rosa chinensis cultivar Old Blush chromosome 2, RchiOBHm-V2, whole genome shotgun sequence genome containing:
- the LOC112190497 gene encoding cysteine-rich receptor-like protein kinase 10; translation: MSDYDVYLVAAKRHGSKIYGYMHILIDEWNIKPPSWVSADPCDGWEAQDEENAHGKKRQLLLIIFLPITMIIILIASVVCYLQRKLLKTKGKIIMCKLCRSESAFTSGSPSLQEFSFSTIKAATNTFSSENLLGEGGFGPVYKGKLLNGQEIAVKRLSKTSTQGLEEFRNEVTLTARLEHVNLVRVLRFCSKKEEKMLVYEYMPNKSLDFYLFDPSTKHFLDWTKRVHVIEGVTQGLLYLQEYSNLTIIHRDLKASNILLDHEMNAKISDFGMAKLFKKDEVEGNTGRIVGTYGYVPPEYVNKGIYSMKYDVYSFGVLLLQMTSGRRSTSFYGPNRSLHLLEYTLGWKFIKWACAFEPQQPY